One segment of Desulfosudis oleivorans Hxd3 DNA contains the following:
- the rpoB gene encoding DNA-directed RNA polymerase subunit beta: MSGESMLNRRIRKQFGKLDKIVEIPDLIGMQKESYGRFLQQGVPPEKREKIGLQAIFQSVFPIKDFTKSASLEFVSYSFGGVKHSVAECIQRGMTYEIPVRIRVRLVVYDMDETSGTSSIRDIKEQEIYFGAIPLMTDNGTFIINGTERVVVSQLHRSSGIFFDHDQGKTHSSGKVVYSSRIIPVRGSWIDIEIDPKDIVHMRIDRRRKFPGTILFKALGYTVKDILDYFYTKERVFVRKKKVFKAFSEDSLRGQRATVRIKHPETGDLIVDKGRIFNKTVLKNMKSAGIDMVPIRPEDVVGAVLAAPLADSSTGEMLADAGDFISEEVFERIGELGIEELQILFIDGAGSTDSIVKTLLLDKVNTKEEALIDIYRRIRPGNPATPEVAQDFIDHLFFKPDYYDLSAVGRLKLNHRLGANAPVSLRTLRREDLLLAVKTLIHLKNTQGPVDDIDHLGNRRVRAVGELLENQYRIGLVRMERAIKERMSLQEVDALMPHDLINPKPVSAVVREFFGTSQLSQFMDQTNPLSETTHKRRLSALGPGGLTRERAGFEVRDVHPSHYGRICPIETPEGPNIGLIVSLSTYARVNGYGFIETPYRVVKDTKVSKEIKMLPAFEEGEHPIAQANAPIGKDGRYVNPVVIARVAGEFSMIKASDVELMDVSPNQLVSVSASLIPFLENDDANRALMGSNMQRQSVPLARTSAPLVGTGVEKVVARDSGVAVVARRPGEVVYVDSGRIVVRHDTDDKDPEAKPVTVYNLSKFIRSNQNTCFNHRPIVKKGQRVAPGDVLADGPATEKGELALGKNVTVAFMPWGGYNFEDSILVGETLVRDGVFTSIHIEEFEVVARDTKLGKEEITCDIPNVGEESLVDLDESGIVRLGAEVKPGDVLVGKITPKGETQLSPEEKLLRAIFGEKGGNVKDTSLRVPPGVSGTVIDAKVFTRRGVEKDTRTRMIEEEEIRVLEKNRDDEIAVIEEVTRERLKALLTGQKCDTPVKKGKKTILAKGDKITAALFDEVPTSQFEKLAVTSDSVTEQAHRVFEWYRTQVDACREEFEARISRYGAGEELPPGVIKMVKVYVAMKRVLSTGDKMAGRHGNKGVVSRILPQEDLPYFEDGTTVDMVLNPLGVPSRMNVGQILEIHLGRAARVLGDQISTMLEEKKYKDLKKKLSAVFNKEIPAAEIEAMSSARLCEFASEYKDGVHMETPVFDGAKEAEIKALLKEGGADETGQAILYDGRTGQPFDERITVGTMYMLKLHHLVDDKLHARSIGPYSLVTQQPLGGKAQFGGQRLGEMEVWAMEAYGAAYALQEFLTVKSDDIAGRTRMYEKIVKGQNVLDPGIPESFKVLTKEMKALGLDVTLIEQQDKE; this comes from the coding sequence ATGTCAGGCGAATCTATGTTGAACAGGCGCATTAGAAAGCAATTCGGCAAGCTGGACAAGATCGTGGAAATTCCCGATCTGATCGGTATGCAGAAAGAGTCCTACGGACGATTCCTGCAGCAGGGGGTTCCGCCGGAAAAGCGTGAAAAGATCGGGTTGCAGGCGATCTTTCAGTCGGTATTTCCCATCAAGGATTTTACCAAAAGCGCCTCCCTCGAATTTGTCTCCTACTCCTTCGGCGGCGTTAAACATTCGGTGGCTGAATGCATTCAGCGGGGCATGACCTACGAGATTCCCGTGCGCATACGGGTCCGGCTGGTGGTCTATGACATGGATGAGACATCGGGGACATCCAGCATTCGGGACATCAAGGAACAGGAGATCTATTTCGGCGCCATTCCGCTGATGACGGACAACGGCACCTTTATCATCAACGGTACCGAGCGGGTGGTGGTGAGCCAGCTGCACCGGTCGTCGGGCATTTTCTTTGATCACGACCAGGGAAAGACCCACTCTTCCGGCAAGGTGGTCTACAGTTCCCGCATCATTCCGGTGCGGGGGTCCTGGATCGATATCGAGATCGACCCCAAGGACATCGTCCACATGCGCATCGACCGGCGGCGAAAGTTCCCGGGCACCATCCTGTTCAAGGCCCTGGGCTACACGGTAAAGGACATTCTTGATTATTTTTACACCAAGGAGCGCGTTTTTGTCCGCAAGAAGAAGGTGTTCAAAGCCTTCAGTGAAGATTCGCTGCGCGGCCAGCGGGCCACGGTCCGTATCAAGCATCCCGAAACCGGCGACCTGATCGTGGACAAGGGCCGGATCTTCAACAAGACCGTGTTGAAAAACATGAAGTCCGCGGGCATTGACATGGTGCCCATTCGCCCTGAAGACGTGGTGGGAGCCGTTCTGGCCGCGCCATTGGCCGATTCCTCTACCGGCGAAATGCTGGCCGATGCCGGTGATTTTATCAGCGAAGAGGTGTTTGAGCGCATCGGCGAGCTGGGTATTGAGGAACTCCAGATTCTGTTTATCGACGGCGCCGGCAGCACCGATTCCATTGTCAAAACCCTGCTGCTGGACAAGGTGAACACCAAGGAAGAGGCCCTGATCGATATCTACCGGCGTATTCGACCGGGCAACCCGGCCACGCCGGAAGTGGCCCAGGATTTTATTGATCATCTTTTTTTCAAGCCTGACTACTACGATCTTTCAGCCGTGGGCCGGCTGAAACTCAACCACCGGCTGGGCGCCAACGCGCCGGTGAGCCTGCGGACCCTGCGGCGGGAAGACCTGCTGCTGGCCGTAAAAACCCTGATTCACCTGAAAAACACCCAGGGGCCGGTGGACGACATCGACCATCTGGGCAACCGCCGGGTGCGGGCCGTGGGCGAGCTGCTGGAAAACCAGTACCGCATCGGCCTGGTGCGCATGGAGCGGGCCATCAAGGAGCGCATGAGCCTTCAGGAAGTGGACGCGCTCATGCCCCACGACCTGATCAATCCCAAGCCGGTCTCCGCGGTGGTGCGGGAATTCTTCGGTACCAGCCAGCTCTCCCAGTTCATGGACCAGACCAACCCGTTGTCCGAGACCACCCACAAGCGGCGGCTCTCCGCCCTGGGCCCCGGCGGCCTGACCCGGGAACGGGCCGGATTCGAGGTCCGGGACGTGCATCCCTCCCATTACGGCCGCATCTGTCCCATTGAAACGCCGGAAGGCCCCAACATCGGCCTGATCGTTTCGCTGAGCACCTATGCGCGTGTCAACGGCTATGGTTTTATCGAGACGCCGTACCGCGTGGTCAAAGACACCAAAGTTTCCAAAGAGATTAAAATGCTGCCCGCCTTTGAAGAAGGGGAGCATCCCATTGCCCAGGCCAACGCCCCCATCGGCAAGGACGGCCGGTATGTCAACCCGGTGGTCATTGCCCGGGTGGCCGGCGAGTTCAGCATGATCAAGGCCAGTGACGTGGAGCTCATGGATGTGTCGCCCAACCAGCTGGTCAGCGTCTCGGCCTCCCTGATCCCCTTTCTTGAAAACGACGACGCCAACCGGGCCCTGATGGGGTCCAACATGCAGCGACAGTCCGTGCCCCTGGCCAGGACCAGCGCGCCCCTGGTGGGCACGGGTGTGGAAAAGGTGGTGGCCCGGGATTCGGGTGTGGCCGTGGTGGCCCGCCGGCCCGGCGAGGTCGTTTACGTGGACTCCGGCCGCATCGTGGTCCGTCACGACACCGACGACAAGGACCCGGAAGCCAAACCGGTAACCGTCTACAACCTGTCCAAGTTCATTCGCTCCAACCAGAACACCTGTTTCAACCACCGGCCCATCGTCAAGAAGGGGCAGCGGGTGGCGCCCGGCGACGTGCTGGCTGACGGCCCGGCCACGGAAAAGGGCGAGCTGGCCCTGGGCAAGAACGTGACCGTGGCCTTCATGCCATGGGGCGGGTACAACTTTGAAGATTCCATCCTGGTGGGGGAAACCCTGGTGCGGGACGGCGTGTTTACCTCGATTCACATTGAAGAGTTCGAGGTGGTGGCCCGGGACACCAAGCTGGGCAAGGAAGAGATCACCTGCGACATTCCCAATGTGGGCGAAGAGAGCCTGGTGGACCTGGATGAGAGCGGCATCGTCCGCCTGGGCGCCGAGGTCAAGCCCGGCGATGTTCTGGTGGGCAAAATAACGCCCAAGGGCGAGACGCAGCTCTCCCCGGAAGAGAAACTGCTGCGCGCCATCTTCGGCGAAAAGGGCGGCAATGTGAAAGACACCTCCCTTCGGGTGCCCCCCGGCGTCAGCGGCACGGTCATCGATGCCAAGGTCTTCACCCGTCGGGGCGTGGAAAAGGACACCCGCACCCGCATGATCGAGGAAGAAGAGATCCGTGTGCTGGAGAAGAACCGGGACGACGAGATTGCGGTCATCGAAGAGGTGACCCGGGAACGGCTCAAGGCCCTGCTGACGGGACAGAAGTGTGATACGCCGGTCAAGAAGGGCAAAAAGACGATTCTTGCCAAGGGCGACAAGATCACGGCCGCCCTGTTTGACGAGGTCCCCACCTCCCAGTTTGAAAAGCTCGCCGTGACCTCCGACAGTGTCACGGAGCAGGCCCACCGGGTATTTGAGTGGTATCGGACCCAGGTTGATGCCTGCCGGGAAGAGTTCGAGGCCAGGATCAGCCGCTACGGTGCCGGCGAGGAGCTGCCCCCCGGCGTGATCAAGATGGTCAAGGTGTACGTGGCCATGAAACGGGTGCTCTCCACAGGTGACAAGATGGCCGGACGCCACGGCAATAAGGGCGTGGTGTCGCGTATTCTGCCCCAGGAAGACCTGCCCTACTTTGAAGACGGAACCACGGTGGACATGGTGTTAAACCCTCTGGGTGTGCCGTCCCGTATGAACGTTGGACAGATTCTGGAGATTCATCTGGGCCGGGCGGCCAGGGTCCTTGGCGATCAGATCAGCACGATGCTGGAAGAAAAGAAATACAAGGACTTAAAGAAAAAGCTGTCCGCCGTTTTCAATAAGGAGATACCGGCCGCCGAGATCGAGGCCATGAGTTCGGCCCGTCTCTGCGAGTTCGCGTCTGAATACAAAGACGGTGTTCACATGGAGACTCCGGTTTTTGACGGTGCCAAGGAGGCGGAGATCAAGGCCCTGCTCAAGGAGGGCGGCGCAGACGAGACCGGACAGGCGATCCTTTACGACGGCCGTACCGGCCAGCCTTTTGACGAGCGGATCACCGTGGGCACCATGTACATGCTCAAGCTCCACCATCTGGTGGACGACAAGCTGCACGCCCGGTCTATCGGCCCCTATTCACTGGTCACCCAGCAGCCCCTGGGCGGCAAGGCCCAGTTCGGCGGCCAGCGTCTGGGCGAAATGGAAGTGTGGGCCATGGAGGCCTATGGCGCGGCGTACGCGCTGCAGGAGTTCCTTACGGTCAAGTCCGACGACATCGCCGGCCGGACCCGCATGTACGAGAAGATCGTCAAGGGCCAGAACGTCCTGGACCCGGGGATTCCCGAGTCTTTCAAGGTTCTGACCAAGGAGATGAAGGCGCTTGGGCTGGATGTAACCCTTATTGAACAGCAAGATAAGGAGTAA
- the rplJ gene encoding 50S ribosomal protein L10 — translation MLNLTQKQALVEELRGSFQKAAILILTDYKGLTVEQVNDLRRKLKEVGVEYRVVKNTLLRRAVQETDMAAAQDHFTGPTAVALGYDDPVAVAKVLCEFAKTNDKLAVKAGVMAGKLMDRDRITALSKLPSREELLAKLLGTMNAVPTSFVRVLNGIPAKLVYALAAIKEQKEAA, via the coding sequence TTGCTGAATCTTACTCAGAAACAAGCCCTGGTAGAGGAACTGCGCGGATCTTTTCAGAAGGCCGCCATTTTAATTCTAACGGATTACAAAGGCCTCACCGTGGAGCAGGTTAATGACCTGCGGCGTAAGCTCAAGGAGGTCGGTGTTGAATACCGGGTGGTGAAAAACACCCTGCTGCGCCGGGCCGTCCAGGAGACGGACATGGCCGCGGCTCAGGACCATTTTACGGGTCCCACGGCGGTCGCCCTGGGCTATGACGATCCGGTGGCGGTGGCCAAGGTGCTGTGCGAGTTTGCCAAGACCAACGACAAGCTGGCGGTCAAGGCCGGCGTCATGGCCGGCAAGCTGATGGACCGCGACAGGATTACCGCGCTTTCCAAGCTGCCGTCACGCGAAGAGCTGCTGGCCAAGCTGCTCGGAACGATGAACGCGGTGCCCACGTCTTTTGTCAGGGTGCTCAACGGTATTCCCGCCAAGCTTGTTTATGCGCTGGCCGCCATCAAGGAACAGAAAGAGGCCGCATAA
- the rplL gene encoding 50S ribosomal protein L7/L12 — translation MADITKQDVIDFIANMTVLELSELITELEEKFGVSAAAPVAMMAGGMPAGGDAGAAEEKTEFDVVLLTSGDKKIQVIKEVRAITGLGLKEAKALVEEAPKPVKEGVPKDEAEKLKAQLEGAGAQVEIK, via the coding sequence ATGGCTGACATTACCAAGCAGGATGTAATCGATTTTATCGCAAATATGACCGTACTGGAGCTGTCGGAACTGATTACCGAACTGGAAGAGAAGTTCGGCGTTTCCGCGGCCGCGCCCGTTGCCATGATGGCCGGCGGCATGCCTGCCGGCGGCGATGCCGGAGCTGCTGAAGAAAAGACCGAGTTTGACGTGGTGCTGCTCACCTCCGGTGACAAGAAGATTCAGGTCATCAAGGAAGTCCGGGCCATCACCGGTCTGGGCCTCAAAGAGGCCAAGGCCCTGGTGGAAGAGGCCCCCAAGCCCGTCAAGGAAGGGGTTCCCAAGGACGAAGCGGAAAAACTCAAGGCCCAGCTGGAAGGCGCCGGCGCCCAGGTGGAGATCAAATAA